In Nocardia sp. XZ_19_385, the DNA window AGCGTTCGTCCTGAGCCAGAATCAAACTCTCCGTTGAAGACTCTCAACCAACCCCCGAAAGGGCTAATCAGAAGAATAACTAGAGTCCGAAAACCTAGCAAAGCCAAACACCAGCAAAAGATTGCTGTTGTTTTCAATGTCCAACCATTCCAACCGGGGGGTATGAAATGGCTGGCACCAATAATAATATTGGCACTGACATTCATCGACACACTATTGAGTTCTCAAAGAACACACGCACACACATCCGACCGCGATTTACTCGAGGGCTTCCGTGAGGCAGGGTTCAAAGCTTAGCTGATCCAGCCGCGATCACAAAATCGGACTTTCCGAACCAACTGGATGGTCAGGCGCTCCTCGTACTACCTCGTTTCCCAGGCCGTTAGGCTCCGGGTCGGTGTCCGTGTCGCTCTGACTCGAATAAAGTTACGTAGCCGAGCGAATAATGTCAAATCGCCTGGCCAGGGCGATTTTACAGTGAATTGATCCAGTTACGCAGGAGCTGCGCGCCCGCATCGCCCGATTTCTCCGGATGGAACTGGGTCGCCGACAGCGCACCGTTCTCCACCGCGGCGAGAAACGGAACACCGTGTTCGGACCAGGTGAGTTTCGGTGCGGCGAAGTGCTCGCTCGGCGGGAGGTCCCAGGTCTGCACGGCATAGGAGTGCACGAAGTAGAAGCGGGTGCCGGCATCCATCCCCGCGAAAAGCACGCTGTCGGCCGGAGCGGACACCGTGTTCCAGCCCATGTGCGGGAGCACCGGAGCCGAGAGTCGCTCGACGACGCCGGGCCATTCGGCACAACCCTCGGTCTC includes these proteins:
- the hisH gene encoding imidazole glycerol phosphate synthase subunit HisH, which codes for MTLKSVALLDYGSGNLHSAERALVRAGAKVEVTADPEIALAADGLVVPGVGAFEACMAGLRGVRGERIIGQRLAGGRPVLGICVGMQILFERGVEFGVETEGCAEWPGVVERLSAPVLPHMGWNTVSAPADSVLFAGMDAGTRFYFVHSYAVQTWDLPPSEHFAAPKLTWSEHGVPFLAAVENGALSATQFHPEKSGDAGAQLLRNWINSL